In Remersonia thermophila strain ATCC 22073 chromosome 3, whole genome shotgun sequence, the following proteins share a genomic window:
- a CDS encoding 60S ribosomal protein uL22 gives MVRYAATEIAPAKSARARGAYLRVSFKNTRETAQAINGWKLQRAVKFLENVIEKKEAVPFRRFAGSIGRTAQGKQFGVSRARWPVKSAQFLLGLLKNAEANADAKGLDTGNLIVKHIQVNQAPKQRRRTYRAHGRINPYMSSPCHIELILTEAEEAVQKSEAVVRDESHLTSRQRGLRIRQAITAA, from the exons ATG GTTCGGTACGCCGCGACTGAGATTGCCCCCGCCAagtcggcccgcgcccgcggcgcctaCCTCCGGGTTTCGTTCAAGAACACCCGCGAgaccgcccaggccatcaaCGGCTGGAAGCTCCAGCGCGCCGTCAAGTTCCTCGAGAACGTTAttgagaagaaggaggccgtTCCTTTCCGCCGCTTCGCTGGCTCGATTGGCCGGACCGCCCAAG GCAAGCAGTTCGGCGTCTCGCGCGCCCGCTGGCCCGTCAAGTCGGCCCAGTtcctcctgggcctgctcaagaacgccgaggccaacgccgacgccaagggcCTTGACACCGGCAACCTCATTGTCAAGCACATCCAGGTCAACCAGGCCCccaagcagcgccgccgcacctACCGCGCTCACGGTCGC ATCAACCCCTACATGTCGAGCCCCTGCCACATCGAGCTGATcctcaccgaggccgaggaggctgtCCAGAAGTCCGAGGCGGTTGTCCGTGACGAGTCGCACCTGACTTCGAGGCAGCGTGGCCTCCGCATCCGCCAGGCCATCACTGCGGCTTAA